In Daphnia pulicaria isolate SC F1-1A chromosome 5, SC_F0-13Bv2, whole genome shotgun sequence, a single genomic region encodes these proteins:
- the LOC124340746 gene encoding uncharacterized protein LOC124340746 → MERLESHFRFQRQTMGILVQLNEAAVANGIGTNTDSSTAAGESLIDSGGASTASFSDSSVSSRGGPWASLCPAQHPPLASQKRLALERARSFESRLSSGGSLDHCQPPRRMDSSLNIGFPPRYRPFRLVEDEDSSDTDTDVTAESDVTAANRWRQSSPIRSPRGVKQRMRLLWREYLSQVVNVQLNNMGYGVGSRNAPSSQQPGAPDSGGDNNDPRTNSLSSLAFD, encoded by the exons ATGGAGCGTCTAGAGTCACATTTCCGATTTCAGCGTCAGACAATGGGCATATTGGTCCAGCTGAACGAAGCCGCTGTAGCCAACGGCATTGGCACAAATACCGATAGTTCCACGGCCGCTGGAGAAAGTTTGATCGACAGTGGTGGTGCGTCCACGGCCAGTTTTAGTGATAGCAGCGTATCATCCCGTGGCGGGCCGTGGGCCTCTTTATGTCCTGCACAGCATCCGCCATTGGCGAGCCAGAAGAGATTGGCATTGGAAAGAGCTCGTTCTTTCGAGTCCAG ATTATCCTCGGGTGGCAGCTTGGATCATTGTCAACCGCCCAGGCGGATGGATAGTAGCCTAAACATTGGATTTCCGCCACGTTATCGCCCGTTTCGCCTTGTTGAAGATGAAGACAGTTCCGATACAGACACTG ATGTGACGGCCGAGTCCGACGTAACGGCAGCGAATCGTTGGCGACAGTCGAGTCCCATTCGTTCACCCCGAGGCGTTAAGCAGCGAATGAG GCTTTTGTGGAGAGAGTATTTGTCTCAGGTAGTTAATGTGCAGCTAAACAATATGGGTTACGGCGTCGGAAGCAGAAACGCTCCCAGCTCTCAACAGCCAGGAGCGCCGGATAGCGGAGGCGATAACAACGATCCAAGAACGAACTCGTTATCGTCTCTGGCTTTCGACTAA
- the LOC124340445 gene encoding uncharacterized protein LOC124340445 isoform X2, producing MPNYCCVPMCTSGYVRKGTVPEKVALFSTKDKKMQKLWMKYIPRKNYIFTDKSRVCSHHFADCDIDKGYFLTVAGQQVFQERKRWILKPGAIPKIFPNCPSHMTKVTCSQHEAHEAQHMPLQETEKALYCMVDLGKLNILDWFERSMETLGVMVKESKFNPTICCNTHRKELVGKLVLEYLIIRNYLETKKWVKEFSQQSKSKSLRKQAKVIS from the exons atgCCGAATTATTGTTGTGTCCCGATGTGCACTTCTGGTTATGTAAGAAAGGGAACTGTCCCAGAAAAAGTTGCGTTGTTCTcgacaaaagacaaaaaaatgcaaaaacttTGGATGAAATATATccctagaaaaaattacatattCACTGACAAGTCGAGGGTTTGCTCCCATCATTTTGCAGATTGTGACATAGACAAAGGGTATTTCTTGACTGTTGCAGGACAACAAGTTTTCCAGGAACGGAAAAGATGGATACTGAAACCGGGTGCAATTCCTAAGATATTTCCTA ATTGCCCATCTCACATGACAAAAGTCACATGCAGCCAACATGAAGCACATGAAGCTCAACATATGCCATTACAAGAAACTGAGAAGGCCCTT taTTGCATG GTTGACTTAGGGAAATTGAACATCCTGGACTGGTTTGAAAGATCGATGGAAACTCTGGGTGTGATGGTGAAGGAAAGTAAATTCAATCCCACCATTTGCTGCAACACACACCGGAAGGAACTTGTCGGAAAATTAGTTTTGGAGTATTTAATCATCAGAAATTACCTGGAAACTAAAAAGTGGGTTAAAGAATTCAGTCAACAATCAAAGTCAAAATCACTGCGTAAACAAGCTAAAGTGATCTCttag
- the LOC124340445 gene encoding uncharacterized protein LOC124340445 isoform X1, giving the protein MPNYCCVPMCTSGYVRKGTVPEKVALFSTKDKKMQKLWMKYIPRKNYIFTDKSRVCSHHFADCDIDKGYFLTVAGQQVFQERKRWILKPGAIPKIFPNCPSHMTKVTCSQHEAHEAQHMPLQETEKALYWETGIINMKMFDLFIIVEEAYRAEVDLGKLNILDWFERSMETLGVMVKESKFNPTICCNTHRKELVGKLVLEYLIIRNYLETKKWVKEFSQQSKSKSLRKQAKVIS; this is encoded by the exons atgCCGAATTATTGTTGTGTCCCGATGTGCACTTCTGGTTATGTAAGAAAGGGAACTGTCCCAGAAAAAGTTGCGTTGTTCTcgacaaaagacaaaaaaatgcaaaaacttTGGATGAAATATATccctagaaaaaattacatattCACTGACAAGTCGAGGGTTTGCTCCCATCATTTTGCAGATTGTGACATAGACAAAGGGTATTTCTTGACTGTTGCAGGACAACAAGTTTTCCAGGAACGGAAAAGATGGATACTGAAACCGGGTGCAATTCCTAAGATATTTCCTA ATTGCCCATCTCACATGACAAAAGTCACATGCAGCCAACATGAAGCACATGAAGCTCAACATATGCCATTACAAGAAACTGAGAAGGCCCTTTATTGGGAAACGGGAATTATCAACATGAAAATGTTCGACTTGTTCATAATTGTTGAAGAAGCTTATCGGGCAGAG GTTGACTTAGGGAAATTGAACATCCTGGACTGGTTTGAAAGATCGATGGAAACTCTGGGTGTGATGGTGAAGGAAAGTAAATTCAATCCCACCATTTGCTGCAACACACACCGGAAGGAACTTGTCGGAAAATTAGTTTTGGAGTATTTAATCATCAGAAATTACCTGGAAACTAAAAAGTGGGTTAAAGAATTCAGTCAACAATCAAAGTCAAAATCACTGCGTAAACAAGCTAAAGTGATCTCttag